From a single Candoia aspera isolate rCanAsp1 chromosome 2, rCanAsp1.hap2, whole genome shotgun sequence genomic region:
- the LOC134491974 gene encoding zinc finger protein 84-like, with amino-acid sequence MLVNHKRTHTGEKQYDCPDCGKTFSQNSSLVKHQRTHTGEKPYECPNCGKRFSQNSNLVIHQRTHTGEKPYECPDCGKSFSLKSNLVIHQRTHTGEKPYECPDCGKSFIRNFSLVKHQRTHTGEKPYECPDCGESFSQNSHLVIHQRTHTGEKPYECLDCGKSFSQNSSLVIHQRTHTGEKPYECPDCGKSFSRNSKLVIHQRTHTGEKPYECPDCGKSFSQNSSLVVHQRTHTGEKPYECLDCGESFSQNSYLVIHQRTHTGEKLYECPDCGKSFSRNSNLVVHQRTHTGEKPYECPDCGKSFIRNSHLVIHQRTHTGEKPYECPDCGKSCFWNSQLVIHQRTHTGEKPYQCPECGRSFSENSSLLKHQRTHTGEKPYECPDCGKNFSRNSYLVIHQRTHTGEKPYECPDCGKSFSTRPSLINHVGLHIGEKPFKCPDCGRCFTQNSYLNRHKKMHMRQEVMSVAKA; translated from the coding sequence ATGCTGGTGAATCACAAGAGGACTCACACCGGGGAGAAACAGTATGactgtccagattgtgggaaaacatTCAGCCaaaattccagcctggtgaaacaccagaggactcacacaggagagaagccatatgagTGTCCCAATTGTGGGAAAagattcagtcagaattccaacctggtgatacaccagaggactcacacaggagagaaaccatatgagtgtccagattgtgggaaaagtttcagtttgaagtccaacctggtgatacaccagaggactcacacaggagagaaaccatatgagtgtccagattgtggcaaaagtttcattcggaatttcagcctggtgaaacaccagagaactcacacaggagaaaaaccgtatgaatgtccggattgtggggaaagtttcagtcagaattcccacctggtgatacaccagagaactcacacaggagagaaaccgtatgagtgtctggattgtgggaaaagttttagtcAGAACtccagcctggtgatacaccagaggactcacacaggagagaaaccgtatgagtgtccggattgtgggaaaagtttcagtcggaattccaaactggtgatacaccagaggactcacacaggagagaaaccgtatgagtgtccagattgtgggaaaagtttcagtcagaattcttccTTGGtggtacaccagaggactcacacaggagagaaaccgtacgagtgtctggattgtggggaaagtttcagtcagaattcctacctggtgatacaccagaggactcacacaggagagaaactgtatgagtgtccagattgtgggaaaagtttcagtcggaattccaacTTGGtggtacaccagaggactcacacaggagagaaaccatatgagtgtccggattgtgggaaaagtttcattcggaattcccacctggtgatacaccagaggactcacacaggagagaaaccgtatgagtgtccggattgtgggaaaagttgcttttggaattcccagctggtgatacatcagaggactcacacaggagagaaaccatatcagtGTCCAGAGTGTGGGAGAAGTTTCAGTGAGAATTCCAGCCTTTTGAAACACCAgagaactcacacaggagagaaaccgtatgagtgtccagattgtgggaaaaatttcagtcggaattcctacctggtgatacaccagaggactcacacaggagagaaaccgtatgagtgtccggattgtgggaaaagttttagtaCTAGGCCtagccttataaatcatgtaggtttacacataggagagaaaccattcaaatgcccagactgtggacggTGCTTCACGCAAAATTCCTACCTTAACAGGCACAAGAAAATGCACATGAGGCAGGAGGTGATGAGTGTAGCGAAGGCTTGA